A region of Sulfurimonas sp. DNA encodes the following proteins:
- a CDS encoding IS110 family transposase has protein sequence MYYVGIDVAKEKHYVCILDDTREIAVKQFWIYSDVLGLRDLLAKFAELSLNNDDFIIGVESTGAFSENLYEYITDADYKVVLLNSYQTAKYRDFSTMRKIKNDSIDALVIAELLASDKYKESYISNDDYQSLKVLGRLKKSLSDKIKPIKREISTVIATVNPEINKVFPNIFSKTAIVTIKAYPTAVDISKATPKKLTKLFRHIKGNNFNEEKAKFLIELSKSSIYAGRAKEARALMIRTNFKVLELLCQEKDEIELQINSLLYNKIEELDSAIENIRTIPGVSDKTISAVLGECGNIKRFTSAKAFIAYLGLYPTQYQSGNSLSVGRLAKRGIPIAKHALYMAAVASVRHNIELNKVFYDKVSAGKSKKEALIIISKKLATTIYSLFKYNKPYEPKRVFLPRR, from the coding sequence ATGTACTATGTAGGAATAGATGTAGCCAAAGAGAAGCATTATGTTTGTATCTTAGATGATACTAGAGAAATAGCTGTAAAACAATTCTGGATTTATTCAGATGTTTTAGGGCTTAGAGATTTACTTGCAAAGTTTGCTGAACTCTCTTTAAATAATGATGATTTCATTATTGGAGTAGAGTCAACTGGAGCTTTTAGTGAAAATCTATATGAGTATATAACTGATGCAGATTATAAAGTAGTTCTTTTAAACTCTTATCAAACAGCTAAATATAGAGATTTTAGCACTATGAGAAAGATTAAAAATGATTCTATTGATGCATTAGTTATTGCTGAGCTTTTAGCTAGTGATAAGTACAAAGAGAGTTATATCTCTAACGATGATTATCAGTCACTTAAAGTTTTAGGAAGATTAAAAAAATCTTTATCAGATAAGATAAAACCCATTAAGAGAGAAATTTCTACTGTGATAGCAACTGTTAATCCAGAAATTAATAAAGTCTTTCCAAATATTTTTTCTAAGACAGCTATAGTAACCATTAAAGCTTACCCAACAGCTGTGGATATTTCTAAAGCTACGCCAAAGAAGCTGACTAAGTTATTTCGACATATCAAAGGTAACAACTTCAATGAAGAAAAAGCTAAATTCTTAATAGAACTTTCTAAATCTTCAATTTATGCTGGTCGTGCTAAAGAAGCAAGAGCCTTAATGATTAGAACTAATTTTAAGGTATTAGAGCTTCTTTGTCAAGAAAAAGATGAAATAGAGCTTCAAATAAACAGTTTACTCTATAACAAAATTGAAGAACTAGATTCAGCTATTGAAAATATAAGAACTATTCCAGGGGTGTCTGATAAAACTATCTCTGCTGTTTTAGGAGAGTGTGGAAACATTAAACGCTTTACTTCTGCAAAAGCTTTTATAGCCTACTTAGGACTTTATCCTACTCAATACCAATCTGGTAACTCTTTATCTGTTGGTAGACTCGCTAAGCGTGGCATACCAATAGCAAAGCATGCTCTTTATATGGCAGCTGTTGCTTCTGTAAGACATAATATAGAACTTAACAAAGTTTTCTATGATAAAGTCTCTGCTGGTAAAAGCAAGAAAGAAGCCTTAATCATTATCTCTAAAAAATTAGCAACAACAATCTATTCACTTTTTAAATACAATAAACCGTATGAACCAAAAAGAGTATTTTTACCTAGAAGATAA
- a CDS encoding phosphoesterase — protein MKRQTIHHLSHIDLDGYSCQFVMRYTPYKIFNYNANYGAEVRQKLELIIENIKKNKDSAIILITDLNLTNDESRWLNGEVHKINDTHKMDITLTLLDHHGSGESSANKYKWYYLDTERCATKITYDYAKENFSLDEPEWMEKFVNIVNAVDLWKQEEVENFELGKVCMRLITETRELNKVMFAEIDTNYKLSLLLEATKYINEENAHILLDEKIHSIKKDFFKVDKNDTLDNLATKYIVQLLGDARAEKTIYYKGYRGYLSYGVGNTSIIGNGFLLAYPEYDFIVDVSYRGAMSLRANNQVSVSQISKEWANGGGHPNAAGGRIVGFKEQYRYDKVKQQIEKVINDKEAVAGDLEYKKEDI, from the coding sequence ATGAAAAGACAAACTATACATCACCTATCGCATATTGACTTAGATGGATACAGTTGCCAATTTGTAATGAGATACACTCCATATAAAATATTTAACTACAACGCTAATTATGGAGCAGAAGTAAGACAAAAACTTGAACTTATTATAGAAAATATAAAGAAAAATAAAGATAGTGCTATTATTTTAATTACCGATTTAAATTTAACTAATGATGAGTCTAGGTGGTTAAATGGTGAAGTTCATAAGATTAATGATACCCATAAAATGGATATAACTTTAACTCTACTTGATCATCATGGAAGTGGAGAAAGTAGTGCAAATAAATATAAATGGTACTACCTTGACACTGAGCGTTGTGCAACTAAAATCACTTATGATTATGCGAAAGAAAATTTTTCTCTAGATGAACCTGAGTGGATGGAAAAATTTGTAAATATAGTAAATGCTGTAGATTTATGGAAACAAGAAGAAGTGGAAAACTTCGAACTTGGAAAGGTTTGTATGCGACTTATAACTGAAACAAGAGAGCTAAATAAAGTTATGTTTGCAGAAATTGACACTAATTATAAACTTTCACTACTGCTAGAAGCGACAAAATATATAAATGAAGAAAATGCTCATATCTTACTAGATGAAAAAATTCACTCAATAAAAAAAGATTTTTTTAAAGTAGATAAGAATGATACTCTTGATAATCTAGCTACTAAATATATAGTACAACTATTAGGAGATGCTAGAGCTGAAAAAACTATTTATTATAAAGGTTATAGAGGTTATTTAAGTTATGGTGTAGGTAATACTTCGATAATAGGAAATGGTTTTTTACTTGCTTATCCAGAATATGATTTTATTGTAGATGTAAGCTACCGAGGAGCAATGAGCCTAAGAGCAAATAACCAAGTAAGTGTTTCTCAAATATCAAAAGAGTGGGCGAATGGAGGTGGACATCCAAATGCGGCGGGTGGAAGAATTGTAGGATTTAAAGAGCAATATCGTTATGATAAAGTTAAACAACAGATAGAAAAAGTCATAAATGACAAAGAAGCAGTTGCTGGAGATTTGGAGTATAAAAAAGAAGATATTTAA
- a CDS encoding N-acetylmuramoyl-L-alanine amidase — protein sequence MFRLITLLFLVVIALHALSDNEILKRANGFMKSGTKSNQFRAYNDYKNLYLRSIMSEDNKLRFKALDGIVKSGRKLHIDISQYSQELSNLKPKTTYKAPKSKVIKKVKNLKIKSTHKLKSIRWRNDRLILSFDKKLRSNQINYFTLYDRFKKKYRYVFDIHASMLTSSQGLRKHGINRIKIAQYNTNTLRLVIENSKKLKISFKKESMKLLIYIKTSSKKITTPKRVDRQKIIVIDAGHGGKDPGAVGYKRYREKIIVFKISQELKKILASRGYKVYMTRNRDKFVKLSKRTKYANTKKADIFISIHANAVPKRNAHKVHGIECYFLSPSKSSRAESIAAKENSADLSEMNRYGKNTFLKFLNHHKILASNKLAIDLQRGMLGSLKKYKVKDGGVREGPFWVLVGAQMPAVLVEVGFITHPKEATRLVNSKYRRTMALGLANGIERYFYNSRN from the coding sequence ATGTTTCGCTTAATTACTCTACTTTTTTTGGTAGTCATTGCACTTCACGCATTAAGCGATAATGAGATTCTAAAACGCGCAAATGGCTTTATGAAAAGTGGTACAAAATCCAATCAGTTTCGCGCATATAATGATTACAAAAATCTATATCTTCGCTCTATTATGAGTGAAGATAATAAGCTTAGATTCAAAGCATTAGATGGTATAGTAAAAAGTGGAAGGAAACTTCATATTGATATATCACAATACTCACAAGAACTCTCAAACTTAAAGCCCAAGACTACTTATAAAGCTCCAAAATCTAAAGTTATAAAAAAAGTAAAAAATCTAAAAATAAAATCAACACATAAACTAAAATCAATTAGATGGAGAAATGATAGACTAATACTAAGTTTTGATAAAAAACTTCGCTCTAATCAGATTAATTATTTTACACTTTACGATAGATTTAAAAAAAAGTATAGATATGTTTTTGATATACATGCTTCTATGTTAACTTCTTCACAAGGTCTTAGAAAACATGGTATAAATAGAATAAAAATTGCACAATATAACACTAATACACTTCGTCTAGTTATAGAAAACTCTAAAAAACTAAAAATAAGTTTTAAAAAAGAATCTATGAAACTACTTATATATATAAAAACTTCATCAAAAAAAATAACAACTCCAAAAAGAGTAGATAGACAAAAAATAATAGTGATAGATGCTGGACATGGCGGAAAAGACCCAGGAGCAGTTGGGTATAAAAGGTACAGAGAAAAAATAATTGTTTTTAAAATTTCTCAGGAGTTAAAAAAAATTTTAGCATCTCGTGGTTATAAAGTTTATATGACGAGAAATCGTGATAAGTTTGTAAAGCTAAGTAAAAGAACGAAGTATGCAAATACTAAAAAAGCAGATATATTTATAAGTATTCATGCAAATGCAGTTCCTAAAAGGAACGCTCATAAAGTTCATGGCATAGAGTGTTATTTTTTATCTCCTTCTAAGTCTTCAAGAGCTGAGAGTATTGCAGCAAAAGAGAACTCGGCAGATTTAAGTGAGATGAATAGATATGGTAAAAATACTTTTTTAAAGTTTTTAAATCATCATAAAATTTTAGCTTCAAACAAGCTTGCAATTGATCTACAAAGAGGAATGTTAGGCAGTTTAAAAAAGTATAAAGTTAAAGATGGTGGAGTTCGTGAAGGCCCTTTTTGGGTACTTGTTGGTGCTCAGATGCCAGCAGTTTTAGTAGAAGTTGGTTTTATAACACACCCAAAAGAAGCTACACGATTAGTTAATTCTAAATATAGAAGAACTATGGCTTTGGGTCTAGCAAATGGAATAGAAAGATATTTTTACAATAGTAGAAATTAA
- a CDS encoding nitronate monooxygenase family protein, whose product MSFKSLKIGKYIIDKPVVQGGMGVGISWDGLAGNVSKEGGLGVVSSVGTGYYEDKAYAQKLVSNRPLSEANFYSKEGFDKIIQNARKICGDKPLAANILYAINGYGDVVRNACESGIDIIITGAGLPTNMPEFTEGYPDVALVPIVSSAKALKIICKRWQKRYNRLPDAVVLEGPKSGGHQGFTYEQCKLPQNQLENLVSPVVEEASKWGDIPVIAAGGVWDKSDIEEMMALGASGVQMGTRFIGTHECDAHDNFKTVLLNAKKDDIKLMGSPVGYPAQGIVTNLTHLVEKREGPAIKCISNCVSPCNRGVEAKEVGFCIADRLSDAFMGNTETGLFFSGTNGYRLNEIISVKELMNKLIQGE is encoded by the coding sequence ATGAGTTTTAAGTCACTGAAAATTGGAAAATATATTATTGACAAGCCAGTAGTCCAAGGTGGTATGGGTGTTGGTATTAGCTGGGATGGTTTAGCCGGTAATGTTTCAAAGGAGGGTGGACTTGGTGTTGTAAGTTCAGTTGGAACAGGTTACTATGAAGATAAGGCTTATGCACAGAAGCTAGTATCAAACAGACCTCTAAGCGAGGCAAATTTCTACTCAAAAGAGGGTTTTGATAAAATTATACAAAATGCTCGAAAAATATGTGGAGATAAACCATTAGCAGCAAATATTTTATATGCTATTAATGGTTATGGTGATGTTGTAAGAAATGCTTGTGAATCTGGGATTGATATTATAATAACAGGAGCAGGGCTTCCAACAAATATGCCAGAGTTTACAGAAGGTTATCCTGATGTTGCTCTAGTTCCTATTGTATCATCTGCAAAGGCTCTTAAAATCATCTGTAAACGATGGCAAAAAAGATATAACCGACTTCCAGATGCTGTTGTACTTGAAGGACCAAAAAGTGGTGGGCATCAAGGTTTTACTTATGAGCAGTGCAAATTACCTCAAAACCAGCTAGAAAACCTTGTTTCACCTGTTGTAGAAGAAGCTTCTAAATGGGGAGATATTCCTGTTATTGCTGCTGGTGGTGTTTGGGACAAGAGTGATATAGAAGAGATGATGGCTCTTGGTGCATCTGGTGTTCAAATGGGAACCCGTTTTATAGGAACACATGAATGTGATGCTCATGATAACTTTAAAACAGTACTTCTAAATGCTAAAAAAGATGACATAAAACTTATGGGTTCACCTGTTGGTTATCCTGCGCAAGGAATTGTTACAAACTTAACTCATTTAGTTGAAAAAAGAGAAGGTCCAGCAATTAAATGTATATCTAACTGTGTATCACCTTGTAATCGTGGAGTAGAAGCAAAAGAAGTTGGTTTTTGTATAGCCGATAGACTTAGTGATGCTTTTATGGGGAATACTGAAACAGGGTTATTCTTTTCAGGAACAAATGGTTATAGACTAAACGAAATTATCTCAGTAAAAGAGTTGATGAATAAACTGATACAAGGCGAATAA
- the tyrS gene encoding tyrosine--tRNA ligase translates to MLEEALREINRGSAEIIDIQRIEKLLTKYFETGETYTVKAGFDPTAPDLHLGHTVLLQKLATFQKYGGRVQFLIGDFTATIGDPTGKNTTRKVLSKNDITKNITSYTTQAFKILDESKTDIVYNNDWLELLGANGMLELASTLTVARILERDDFSKRYTSNTPIAVSEFMYPLLQGYDSVHLKSDIEIGGTDQKFNLLMGRQLQKTYDVKKQQAVLMMPILEGLDGVQKMSKSLNNYIGVTDAPNDMFGKVLSINDELMWRFFELLSTKTLDEISTIKSGVADGSMHPKVVKEDLAIEITTRYHSKEEAERAKAEFDRVHAKSQIPTDIEEFSCEGKVWIAKALVDCNIEPSTSQARRDIKQGAVKINQDKISDINLQLQSGSYILQVGKRKFAKLKVN, encoded by the coding sequence ATGCTAGAAGAAGCTTTAAGAGAGATAAATAGAGGTAGTGCTGAGATAATCGATATACAAAGAATTGAAAAATTATTGACTAAGTATTTTGAGACTGGAGAAACATATACAGTGAAAGCTGGTTTTGATCCAACTGCCCCTGATCTACACTTAGGGCATACTGTTTTACTTCAAAAGTTAGCAACATTTCAAAAATATGGTGGAAGAGTTCAATTTTTAATTGGTGATTTTACTGCAACTATTGGTGACCCTACTGGAAAAAATACTACAAGAAAAGTGTTAAGTAAAAATGATATAACTAAAAATATTACAAGCTATACAACTCAAGCTTTTAAAATCTTAGATGAAAGTAAAACAGACATTGTATATAATAATGATTGGCTAGAGCTTCTTGGAGCAAATGGAATGTTGGAGTTAGCATCTACACTTACAGTTGCTAGAATATTAGAGCGTGATGATTTTTCAAAAAGATATACGAGTAATACTCCGATAGCTGTTAGTGAGTTTATGTACCCACTTCTTCAAGGATATGATAGTGTGCATCTAAAGAGTGATATAGAAATAGGTGGAACTGACCAAAAGTTTAATCTTTTAATGGGAAGACAGCTTCAAAAAACTTATGATGTAAAAAAACAACAAGCTGTTTTAATGATGCCTATCTTGGAAGGTTTAGATGGCGTACAAAAAATGAGTAAATCTTTAAACAACTATATTGGTGTAACAGATGCACCAAATGATATGTTTGGAAAAGTTCTTAGTATAAATGATGAACTTATGTGGAGATTTTTCGAGTTGCTAAGTACAAAAACTTTAGATGAAATTTCAACTATAAAAAGTGGTGTTGCAGATGGTTCAATGCATCCAAAAGTTGTTAAAGAAGATTTAGCAATAGAAATAACTACAAGGTATCACTCAAAAGAAGAAGCAGAGAGAGCAAAAGCAGAGTTTGATAGAGTTCATGCTAAAAGTCAAATACCAACAGATATTGAAGAATTTTCTTGCGAAGGTAAGGTTTGGATAGCAAAAGCCTTAGTAGATTGTAATATTGAACCATCAACTTCTCAAGCAAGGCGAGATATTAAGCAAGGTGCTGTTAAAATAAACCAAGATAAAATATCTGATATAAATTTACAGCTACAAAGTGGTAGTTATATACTACAAGTTGGAAAAAGAAAGTTTGCAAAATTAAAGGTTAATTAG
- a CDS encoding RelA/SpoT family protein, whose protein sequence is MSQLNIAKIKHLHDVDSAQNFLFTQIDESEKLHEALKYAKIAHKNQKRKSGEPYIIHPILVASIVSSITSDESMAIAALLHDVVEDTEISIEKVIEVFGSDVAHLVEGLTKIDTIRDSELIPSNSNERLVVSALSFRKMLIASIEDVRVLVVKLCDRLHNMLTLDALPEHKQLRIAEETLVVYAPIAHRLGISFLKNMLEDISFSYLFKEDKHHIDNYLDTNYHALEMKLNDFKEKIHKLLSKNGFCEDDFEILSRVKHTYSIYLKMQRKGVSIDEVLDLLAVRVLTIDPVKCYSILGLIHLEFQPLSSRFKDYIAVAKDNGYQTIHTTVFFNTAIFEVQIRTFDMHQTAELGVAAHWKYKSGGNNIKLDWLQNLDFQNESDSSAEDIYALMKNDLYSEDISVFSPKGEPFTLPRAAVALDYAYCVHTAVGNKAVSALINKEKQPLLSKLENGDIVQIITADEVITRCSWIDAVKTSKAQTNMQLNCNARIKEINVKASINIIATAMNLKFSRVKEWFIGNGYEKKIGLNYEVDFFREMIHKYILEIGKTSRFKRFLSRHRFKLRAYSFRSIELFSASYINGVVFDYCCHPKSGDEIIGFSEKLKVHIHHKMCKIATKKLEVNEPLIFVKWEKQNIYNYNLIVSLHSGKGTLADFLNFLVMLNIDINSIELGKNDSESTRYCEMSFESKESSTNALQLKMEQKVKVIHLIRTDDAYK, encoded by the coding sequence ATGAGTCAACTAAATATTGCAAAAATAAAGCATCTCCATGATGTTGACTCAGCACAGAACTTTCTATTTACTCAAATAGATGAAAGTGAAAAACTACACGAAGCATTAAAATACGCAAAAATCGCTCATAAAAATCAAAAACGAAAGAGCGGAGAACCATATATAATCCATCCAATTTTAGTAGCATCTATAGTTTCTTCTATTACAAGTGATGAGTCTATGGCTATTGCTGCGTTGCTTCATGATGTTGTTGAAGATACAGAGATAAGTATTGAAAAAGTAATTGAAGTTTTTGGTAGTGATGTTGCTCATTTAGTTGAAGGATTGACAAAGATTGATACTATTCGTGACTCTGAGTTAATACCTTCAAATTCAAATGAAAGACTTGTAGTTTCAGCCTTATCTTTTCGTAAAATGTTGATAGCAAGCATAGAAGATGTCCGAGTATTAGTTGTAAAACTATGTGACAGACTTCACAATATGTTGACTCTAGATGCCTTGCCAGAACATAAACAACTTAGAATTGCAGAAGAAACACTTGTCGTATATGCCCCAATAGCTCATCGTTTGGGAATCAGTTTTTTAAAAAATATGCTCGAAGACATAAGCTTTTCATACCTTTTTAAAGAAGACAAACATCATATTGATAACTATCTTGACACAAATTACCATGCCTTAGAGATGAAATTAAATGATTTTAAAGAAAAAATTCATAAACTTTTATCAAAAAATGGTTTTTGTGAAGATGATTTTGAAATACTTTCTCGTGTTAAACATACTTATTCTATCTATTTAAAGATGCAAAGAAAAGGTGTGAGTATTGATGAAGTGCTTGACTTATTAGCAGTTAGAGTATTAACCATCGACCCTGTTAAATGTTACAGTATTTTAGGGCTTATACATTTAGAATTTCAACCACTCTCTTCACGATTTAAAGATTATATAGCTGTTGCAAAAGATAATGGTTACCAAACTATTCATACTACTGTTTTTTTTAATACAGCGATATTTGAAGTTCAAATAAGAACTTTCGATATGCACCAAACTGCTGAACTTGGTGTTGCTGCTCATTGGAAATATAAAAGCGGTGGAAATAATATAAAACTTGATTGGTTACAAAACTTAGATTTTCAAAATGAATCAGATAGTTCGGCTGAAGATATTTATGCTTTGATGAAAAATGATTTATATTCTGAAGATATTTCTGTATTTTCTCCAAAAGGAGAACCATTTACGCTTCCTCGTGCTGCTGTTGCTCTTGATTATGCTTATTGCGTACATACTGCAGTTGGAAATAAAGCAGTGTCTGCACTGATAAACAAAGAAAAACAACCATTACTAAGTAAGCTTGAAAATGGTGATATTGTTCAAATAATAACAGCAGATGAAGTTATCACAAGATGTAGTTGGATAGATGCGGTTAAAACTTCTAAAGCACAAACAAATATGCAACTAAACTGTAATGCTAGAATAAAAGAAATAAATGTGAAAGCTAGTATAAATATCATAGCAACAGCAATGAATTTAAAATTTTCAAGAGTTAAAGAATGGTTTATTGGTAATGGTTATGAAAAAAAAATAGGTTTAAATTATGAAGTTGATTTTTTTCGAGAGATGATTCACAAATATATTTTAGAAATAGGAAAAACTTCTAGATTCAAAAGATTTTTATCTCGTCATAGATTTAAATTAAGAGCATATAGTTTTCGTTCTATAGAACTTTTTAGTGCTTCATACATAAACGGTGTTGTATTTGACTACTGTTGTCATCCAAAATCTGGTGATGAAATAATAGGTTTCAGCGAAAAGTTAAAAGTGCATATTCACCATAAAATGTGTAAAATCGCTACAAAAAAATTAGAAGTAAATGAGCCTCTGATTTTTGTTAAATGGGAAAAGCAAAATATATATAATTATAATTTAATAGTCTCTCTTCATAGTGGTAAAGGAACTTTAGCAGATTTTTTAAACTTTTTAGTTATGTTAAATATAGATATAAATTCTATAGAATTAGGCAAAAATGATAGTGAGTCTACTCGCTATTGTGAGATGAGTTTTGAGTCAAAAGAATCAAGTACAAATGCACTTCAGCTTAAAATGGAACAAAAAGTAAAAGTTATACATCTAATACGAACAGATGACGCATACAAATAA
- a CDS encoding DNA-directed RNA polymerase subunit omega, whose translation MKIEKLTAKILEDNPNMDNYQLAIAVSKRTDELLNGATSKLNIDPKSIKAADLALMEIAQGLLRVKGFIDIEK comes from the coding sequence ATGAAAATAGAAAAATTAACAGCAAAAATATTAGAAGATAATCCAAATATGGATAATTACCAATTAGCAATAGCAGTATCAAAAAGAACTGATGAGCTTTTAAATGGTGCAACAAGTAAATTAAATATTGATCCAAAGAGTATAAAAGCGGCAGACTTAGCTCTTATGGAAATAGCACAAGGCCTTTTACGAGTTAAAGGCTTTATAGATATAGAAAAGTAA
- the pyrH gene encoding UMP kinase yields MAKKRVLVKFSGEALAGEAGHGIDTQILNYISQEIKSLVDADIEVGIVIGGGNIIRGVTAAKDGIIKRTSADYMGMLATVINAVAMQEACEHAGLNARLQTAIKMEQIAEPYINRKAVRHLEKGRVVIFGAGTGNPFFTTDTAATLRAIEIGAEVIIKATKVDGVYDKDPAKYSDAVKLPEISYEEALMDHIKVMDDTSIALAKDNNLPIIVCDMNRKGNILDIVNGNLKNCSIVK; encoded by the coding sequence ATGGCTAAAAAACGAGTACTGGTTAAGTTTTCAGGTGAAGCTTTAGCAGGTGAAGCAGGTCATGGAATTGACACACAAATTTTAAATTATATCTCTCAAGAGATAAAATCACTCGTAGATGCTGATATAGAAGTTGGCATAGTTATTGGTGGTGGTAATATTATTCGTGGTGTAACTGCCGCAAAAGATGGAATTATTAAAAGAACAAGTGCTGATTATATGGGAATGTTAGCAACTGTTATAAATGCTGTCGCTATGCAAGAAGCTTGCGAACATGCAGGTCTTAATGCAAGACTACAAACAGCAATTAAGATGGAACAAATTGCAGAGCCATATATCAACCGTAAAGCAGTGCGTCATTTAGAAAAAGGTCGTGTTGTTATTTTTGGAGCAGGAACTGGTAACCCATTTTTTACAACTGATACTGCTGCAACTTTAAGAGCGATTGAAATTGGTGCAGAAGTTATTATTAAAGCGACTAAAGTAGATGGAGTTTATGATAAAGATCCAGCAAAATATAGCGATGCTGTTAAGCTTCCAGAAATTAGTTATGAAGAAGCTTTAATGGATCATATAAAAGTTATGGATGATACCTCAATAGCTTTAGCAAAAGATAATAATTTACCAATTATAGTTTGTGATATGAATAGAAAAGGTAATATTTTAGATATAGTAAATGGCAACTTAAAAAATTGCTCAATAGTAAAGTAA
- a CDS encoding zf-TFIIB domain-containing protein — MAKCSSCSAPIPKSGIICEYCGTRNDIDLNDVEFVNMRPEQKRNCPLCHTQMQTINIGKKLPLYIERCQSCYGLFFDVNELEIMIEKSVKGSRNVDLIKLAKLSENPRHIDILTYRKCPVCKKMMQRKNFMGRSGVIADSCIDHGIWLDSGELRHIMEWVKTGGISTIKEKKESLKTKTKTKKQKYTTDKVNDDFSVFELLEDIFFSSRW, encoded by the coding sequence ATGGCAAAATGTAGTAGTTGTTCTGCACCAATACCAAAAAGCGGAATTATTTGTGAATATTGCGGTACAAGAAACGATATCGACTTAAATGATGTTGAATTTGTAAATATGCGTCCTGAACAAAAACGCAACTGTCCTTTATGTCATACACAAATGCAAACTATAAATATAGGTAAAAAGCTTCCTTTGTATATTGAGAGATGTCAAAGTTGCTATGGACTGTTTTTTGATGTAAATGAGCTGGAGATAATGATAGAAAAATCTGTTAAAGGTTCTAGAAATGTTGACTTGATAAAACTAGCTAAACTTTCAGAGAATCCACGACATATTGATATTTTAACTTATCGTAAATGTCCTGTATGTAAAAAAATGATGCAACGTAAAAATTTTATGGGAAGAAGTGGAGTTATTGCAGATTCATGTATAGACCATGGTATATGGCTTGATTCAGGTGAGTTGCGTCATATTATGGAATGGGTAAAAACTGGTGGTATAAGTACAATTAAAGAGAAAAAAGAATCCTTAAAAACAAAAACAAAAACAAAAAAACAAAAATATACTACAGATAAAGTCAATGATGACTTTAGTGTATTTGAATTGCTAGAAGATATCTTTTTCTCAAGTAGATGGTAA
- a CDS encoding SPFH domain-containing protein, giving the protein MALWDGIKRQLRSVIEWENINDNELFYQWSENGDEIKNASKLIVGPGQGCIFVYEGKVTAVVEEEGIVNLETSNVPFWTTITKIMQAFESEHKVGLYFYKRTRILDQKWGTLSSIKYDDPKYNFPVALRVFGNYSIQISDAKLFFTQVVGGDEIFRVSKLRDVMVNRLIHPLTDYLAEKKLSYAEVDAKRNEIAKDLTSILQSDFDRLGFKLIDFRIEGTEFDEDTITRINKIADVSADMHAASTAGVSYRELQQLDALKDAAKNEAGAAGVFMGMGAGNALSQTMNEPFAKNEQKSKDLGMRLRELKSFYSEGLISEDEYSLKKKSILQEL; this is encoded by the coding sequence ATGGCACTATGGGATGGAATAAAACGACAGTTACGCTCTGTAATTGAGTGGGAAAATATAAATGATAATGAGCTTTTTTATCAGTGGTCTGAAAATGGTGATGAAATAAAAAATGCTTCAAAACTTATTGTAGGACCAGGACAAGGATGTATTTTTGTTTATGAAGGAAAAGTTACAGCAGTAGTTGAAGAAGAAGGTATTGTAAATCTAGAAACTAGTAATGTTCCATTTTGGACTACTATAACAAAGATTATGCAAGCATTTGAAAGTGAACATAAAGTTGGTTTGTATTTTTATAAACGAACACGAATTTTAGATCAAAAATGGGGAACACTTTCTAGTATAAAATATGATGATCCAAAATATAATTTTCCGGTAGCTCTTCGTGTATTTGGTAATTACAGCATTCAAATCTCAGATGCAAAACTATTTTTTACACAAGTGGTCGGTGGAGATGAAATATTTAGAGTCAGTAAACTTCGTGATGTAATGGTAAACCGATTAATCCATCCCCTTACAGATTATTTAGCAGAAAAGAAATTGTCATATGCAGAAGTAGATGCAAAGCGTAATGAGATAGCTAAAGATTTGACTTCAATACTTCAGTCGGATTTTGATAGGTTGGGTTTTAAGCTTATCGATTTTCGTATAGAGGGAACTGAATTTGATGAAGATACAATTACTCGCATAAATAAGATAGCTGATGTAAGTGCTGATATGCATGCTGCTTCAACTGCGGGAGTCTCTTATAGGGAACTTCAACAATTAGATGCACTAAAAGATGCAGCAAAAAATGAAGCTGGAGCAGCAGGAGTATTTATGGGTATGGGTGCAGGAAATGCATTGTCTCAAACTATGAATGAACCATTTGCTAAAAATGAACAAAAATCTAAAGATTTGGGAATGCGTTTACGAGAGCTTAAATCTTTTTATAGTGAAGGTCTTATTAGTGAGGATGAATATTCTTTGAAAAAGAAATCAATTCTTCAAGAGTTATAA